The following coding sequences lie in one Osmerus mordax isolate fOsmMor3 chromosome 13, fOsmMor3.pri, whole genome shotgun sequence genomic window:
- the LOC136955031 gene encoding long-chain fatty acid transport protein 2-like, translating into MYILYSILAGLAVVPLLLYISNPYFLQDLRYSIICLLVGIRFGKYSKSKPLYSIVDNFLDKVKKHPDKPFIVFENTSYTYRETDIQSNKVARALSQHADIKAGDSVALYLGNEPLYVWIWLALTKLGCTAALLNCNIRSKSLLHCFSCSDAKVIIVASELQGAVEEVLPVLQEQGVRVFILSEACDTPGMESLLGRIREASDQPLSPQLRANITIKSPAVYIYTSGTTGLPKAALINHERVWMASFMQNLSGVRSDDVLYLYLPLYHSSGFLMGLTAAIERGITVVLRRKFSASQFWDDCRKYNVTVIQYIGEIMRYLCNTPKRDNDRKHRVRLAIGNGIRADTWTDFLERFGDIRVIECYGATEGNVGFINYIGKVGALGKENFLHKAACKYALIKYDTEREEPVRDSSGFCVRVPKGETGLLLGKIGKRAPFSGYAKNTQQTEKKKLKDVFVKGDLYFNSGDLLKIDHEGFVFFQDRIGDTFRWKGENVATTEVADHLLMVDCIEEANVYGVKVPGHEGRIGMAALKLKEDMEFDSGATYKHVKAYLPSYARPRFIRLQNAFEVTGTFKQMKVRLAEEGFNPDSTQDRLFYLEESQGYVPMTLDIYRSITDGKIRL; encoded by the exons ATGTACATACTGTATTCTATACTTGCAGGACTGGCAGTTGTGCCATTATTACTTTACATTAGCAATCCTTACTTTCTGCAAGATTTACGCTATTCAATCATTTGTTTACTGGTCGGAATCCGATTTGGAAAATATTCGAAGAGTAAACCGCTGTACAGCATTGTAGACAATTTCCTGGACAAAGTGAAAAAACATCCAGACAAACCGTTCATTGTATTCGAAAATACTTCGTATACGTATAGGGAAACCGACATACAGAGCAACAAAGTTGCAAGGGCATTATCGCAACATGCCGACATAAAAGCAGGGGACAGTGTCGCTCTATATCTGGGGAACGAGCCTTTGTACGTGTGGATCTGGCTGGCCCTGACTAAACTTGGATGTACCGCTGCTCTTCTGAATTGCAATATCAGGTCAAAATCCTTGCTGCATTGTTTCTCTTGCTCTGACGCCAAAGTGATAATTGTTGCATCGG agtTGCAGGGTGCTGTGGAGGAGGTTCTGCCTGTCCTGCAGGAacagggtgtgcgtgtgtttatccTCAGTGAGGCCTGTGACACTCCGGGCATGGAGAGTCTGTTAGGCAGGATCCGTGAGGCCTCTGACCAGCCTCTGTCACCTCAGTTGAGGGCAAACATAACCATCAAGAGCCCTGCAGTGTACATCTACACCTCAGGAACcacag GTCTGCCCAAGGCTGCTTTGATAAACCATGAGAGGGTGTGGATGGCCTCGTTCATGCAGAACCTCTCAGGCGTGCGCTCTGATGACGTCCTTTACCTCTACCTGCCCCTCTATCACAGCTCCGGCTTCCTCATGGGGTTGACTGCAGCAATAGAGAGAG GCATAACAGTTGTTTTGAGGCGTAAATTCTCTGCTTCCCAGTTCTGGGATGACTGTAGGAAGTACAATGTGACTGTCATACAGTACATTGGTGAAATCATGCGCTACCTGTGCAACACACCAAAG AGAGACAACGACAGGAAGCACAGAGTCAGGCTGGCGATAGGAAACGGCATCCGAGCTGACACTTGGACAGATTTTCTTGAGCGGTTTGGAGACATTCGTGTTATCGAGTGCTACGGGGCCACAGAGGGAAACGTGGGATTCATCAACTACATTGGGAAAGTTGGCGCATTGGGCAAAGAGAATTTCCTTCACAAA GCTGCCTGCAAATATGCTCTTATCAAGtacgacacagagagagaggagccagtCAGAGATTCCAGCGGATTCTGTGTGAGAGTTCCAAAAG GAGAAACGGGTCTGTTGTTGGGAAAGATCGGAAAGCGCGCTCCATTTAGCGGCTATGCTAAGAACACCCAGCAGACTGAGAAGAAGAAACTAAAGGACGTGTTTGTGAAAGGAGACTTGTACTTCAACAGTGGAGACCTCCTGAAGATAGACCACGAGGGCTTTGTCTTCTTCCAAGACCGCATCGGAGACACATTCAG GTGGAAGGGAGAGAATGTGGCCACCACTGAGGTGGCTGATCATCTGCTTATGGTGGACTGTATTGAGGAGGCCAACGTCTATGGTGTCAAGGTGCCAG GACACGAAGGAAGGATTGGAATGGCAGCGTTGAAACTGAAAGAGGACATGGAGTTTGACAGCGGAGCCACGTACAAGCATGTGAAAGCCTACCTCCCTAGTTACGCAAGGCCGCGTTTTATCCGTTTACAG AACGCTTTTGAAGTGACCGGGACATTCAAGCAGATGAAGGTGAGGTTAGCAGAGGAGGGCTTCAACCCAGACTCTACCCAGGACCGTCTGTTCTACCTGGAGGAGAGCCAGGGATATGTCCCCATGACCCTGGACATCTACAGGTCCATCACCGATGGAAAAATACGCTTGTAA
- the LOC136954997 gene encoding long-chain fatty acid transport protein 2-like isoform X2: MLAIKSQRMGYRKREPFYTLLDRFLDLVKSQPGKPFILFEDEVYTYQDVDKQSTKVARALKECVRLEEGDTVALFLGNEPCFVWLWLGLVKLGCAAAMLNIHIRSKSLLHCFTCSGAKVLIAAAELQGAVEEVLPVLQEQGVRVFILSEACDTPGMESLLGRIREASDQPLSPQVRSKVTINSPVFYFYTSGTTGITVVLRRKFSASKFWDDCRKYNVTVIQYIGETMRYLCNTPKRDDDKHHVVRRAIGNGIRADVWTTFLERFGNVNIKEFYAASDGNFSLINYVGKVGAVGRVNFIHKRTFPYALLKYDMEREELVRTSDDLCIEVPKGETGLLVSKITDIAPFAGYSGNPEQTERKRLRDVFERGDVYFNSGDLLRIDMDGFIYFQDRVGDTFRWKGENVATTEVSDILTTMASIQDANVYGVRVPGHEGRIGMAAVMLRDGAQFDCTEAFVHTANYLPSYARPRFIRIQKTLELTGTFKQIKAKLVEEGFVPAKIQEPLFFLDEEKKSYIPLTQDIYESILSGNVKL, from the exons ATGCTCGCCATCAAGTCCCAGAGGATGGGCTACAGGAAGAGAGAACCTTTCTACACTCTGTTGGATCGTTTCCTAGATCTGGTGAAAAGCCAGCCTGGCAAACCCTTTATCCTGTTTGAGGATGAGGTGTACACTTACCAGGATGTGGACAAGCAGAGTACCAAGGTAGCCAGAGCCCTGAAGGAGTGCGTCAGGTTGGAGGAGGGGGATACAGTGGCTCTCTTCCTGGGGAACGAGCCCTGCTTCGTGTGGTTGTGGCTGGGCCTGGTCAAACTGGGATGTGCTGCTGCCATGCTTAACATCCACATACGGTCCAAGTCTTTGCTGCACTGCTTCACCTGCAGTGGAGCTAAAGTCCTCATCGCAGCTGCAG agtTGCAGGGTGCTGTGGAGGAGGTTCTGCCTGTCCTGCAGGAacagggtgtgcgtgtgtttatccTCAGTGAGGCCTGTGACACTCCGGGCATGGAGAGTCTGTTAGGCAGGATCCGTGAGGCCTCTGACCAGCCTCTGTCACCTCAGGTGAGGAGCAAGGTGACCATCAACAGCCCAGTGTTCTATTTCTACACGTCTGGTACAACAG GCATAACAGTTGTTTTGAGGCGTAAATTCTCTGCTTCCAAGTTCTGGGATGATTGTAGGAAGTACAATGTGACAGTCATACAGTACATTGGTGAAACTATGCGCTACCTCTGCAACACACCAaag AGAGACGATGACAAACACCATGTGGTCCGACGAGCCATTGGGAACGGCATCAGAGCAGATGTGTGGACAACGTTCCTCGAACGCTTTGGGAACGTAAACATTAAAGAATTCTACGCCGCTAGTGACGGCAACTTCAGTCTGATTAACTATGTGGGGAAAGTCGGAGCAGTTGGTCGAGTGAACTTCATCCACAAG AGGACCTTTCCATATGCACTGCTGAAGtatgacatggagagagaggagcttgtGAGAACCTCTGACGATCTTTGCATTGAAGTTCCCAAGG GTGAGACCGGGCTGTTGGTGTCGAAGATCACGGACATCGCTCCCTTCGCGGGGTATTCTGGGAATCccgaacagacagagaggaagagattgcGGGATGTGTTTGAGAGGGGAGATGTGTACTTCAACAGTGGAGACTTGCTGCGGATAGACATGGACGGGTTCATCTACTTCCAGGATCGAGTAGGGGACACATTTAG ATGGAAGGGAGAGAATGTGGCCACCACTGAGGTTTCTGATATCCTCACTACGATGGCCTCTATCCAGGATGCTAATGTGTATGGGGTCAGAGTGCCAG GGCACGAGGGGAGGATAGGGATGGCGGCTGTGATGCTTCGAGATGGAGCACAGTTTGACTGCACTGAGGCGTTTGTCCACACTGCCAACTACCTGCCAAGCTATGCTCGGCCACGCTTCATCAGGATTCAG AAAACGCTTGAACTAACGGGGACATTCAAGCAGATCAAAGCGAAGTTAGTAGAAGAGGGTTTTGTTCCTGCCAAAATCCAAGAGCCTCTCTTCTTTCTGGATGAGGAAAAGAAAAGTTACATTCCTCTTACACAAGATATCTATGAGTCAATCCTATCTGGCAATGTAAAGTTGTAA
- the hdc gene encoding histidine decarboxylase, producing the protein MQAEDYNRRAKELVDYITEYLSSIRERRVTPDVRPGYMRELVPESPPSEPEDWDSIFHDIERVIMPGVVHWQSPHMHAYYPSLTSWPSMLGDMLADAINCIGFTWASSPACTELEMHVMDWLCKGLGLPSFFLHHSPQSTGGGILQSTVSESTLVALLAARKDRILQLKNTAEGKELDDSVLNSRLVAYASDQAHSSVEKAGLITLVKMRFLPTDEHFSLRGATLRQAIQEDRERGLVPVMLCATLGTTGVCAFDNLSELGPVCAEEGLWLHVDAAYAGSAYFCPELRWSLEGIEYAHSFVFNPSKWMMVHFDCTAFWVKDKYKLQQTFAVDPVYLRHENSKDATDFMHWQIPLSRRFRSLKLWFVMRSFGLKNLQAHIRHGIDMAKLLESLVRSDPNFEVPAERHLGLVVFCLKGGNSVTQELLRGLIRSGTMYLIPADLHTKRIIRFTVTSQHTTKEDILRDWGIISKMAAILLAKDQPVRLSEELTTNQTEDPPTRETEKSLDRATGEESERLCAIDNGGVDPGPEPGPGVSQGQVGPETGPGESRPSGSRNRKVHVELWIDKDHAVTVPRRTARSLSCSSEPLSCTIIGPLSGYSSTREPASLSLKEPKPKPPSSSPGGAHLYKIPEKPPGMLSKQALPKLTKFYSIPSFYQLWVHCGRYQLCCPLKGPQTGLECWSSSCQGLSCSAGLSPDPL; encoded by the exons ATGCAAGCTGAAGACTACAATCGCAGAG CTAAGGAGCTGGTAGACTACATCACAGAGTACCTCAGCTccatcagagagagaagggtgactCCAGATGTCCGTCCTGGATACATGAGAGAGCTGGTCCCAGAGAGCCCTCCCTCAGAACCAGAAGACTGGGACAGCATCTTCCACGACATAGAGAGAGTGATCATGCCTGGG GTGGTTCACTGGCAGAGCCCTCACATGCATGCCTACTATCCCAGCCTGACATCCTGGCCGTCCATGCTGGGAGACATGCTGGCAGACGCCATCAACTGTATTGGATTCACCTGG GCTTCCAGCCCAGCTTGCACAGAGCTGGAGATGCATGTGATGGACTGGTTGTGTAAAGGCCTCGgacttccttccttcttcctgcACCACAGCCCTCAGAGCACTGGCGGAGGGATCCTGCAG agcacaGTGAGTGAGAGCACCCTGGTGGCTCTACTCGCTGCCAGGAAGGACCGCATCCTTCAGCTGAAAAATACAGCTGAGGGCAAGGAGCTGGATGACTCAGTGCTCAACTCCAGACTGGTTGCCTATGCATCAGatcag GCCCACTCGTCGGTAGAGAAGGCAGGACTGATCACGTTGGTAAAGATGCGGTTCCTGCCCACAGACGAGCACTTCTCCCTGAGAGGAGCCACTCTGAGACAGGCCAtccaggaagacagggagagaggtctgGTCCCTGTTATG CTGTGTGCCACGTTGGGAACCACAGGGGTGTGTGCCTTTGACAACCTGTCAGAGCTAGGACCAGTGT GTGCAGAGGAGGGGCTGTGGCTGCATGTAGATGCTGCGTACGCTGGCTCCGCCTACTTCTGTCCAGAGCTGCGCTGGTCTCTAGAAGGAATCGAGTACGCCCATTCCTTCGTCTTCAACCCTTCCAAATGGATGATGGTGCACTTTGACTGCACTGCCTTCTG GGTGAAAGACAAATACAAGCTGCAGCAGACCTTTGCTGTCGACCCTGTCTACCTCAGACATGAGAACTCAAAGGATGCCACTGACTTTATG caCTGGCAGATTCCCTTAAGCAGACGCTTCCGTTCCCTTAAGCTATGGTTTGTGATGCGCTCTTTTGGACTGAAAAACCTACAGGCTCACATCAGACAC GGGATCGATATGGCAAAACTTCTTGAATCTTTGGTGAGAAGTGACCCTAATTTTGAAGTTCCTGCTGAACGGCACCTTGGCCTGGTGGTCTTCTGTCTGAAG ggtgGAAACTCTGTGACCCAGGAGCTGCTCAGGGGCCTGATACGGTCTGGGACCATGTATCTCATTCCAGCAGACCTCCACACCAAACGAATCATCCGCttcactgtgacatcacagcacACCACAAAAGAAGACATTCTCAGGGACTGGGGCATCATctccaaaatggctgccatcCTCCTGGCCAAAGACCAGCCTGTCAGGCTGAGTGAGGAGCTAACGACTAATCAGACAGAAGACCCACCaaccagggagacagagaagtctTTGGATAGGGCGACaggggaggagtcagagagaCTCTGTGCCATCGATAATGGAGGAGTCGATCCTGGGCCAGAGCCAGGG CCAGGGGTTAGCCAGGGTCAAGTTGGCCCAGAGACAGGCCCTGGGGAGTCCAGGCCGTCCGGATCCAGGAACAGGAAGGTCCATGTGGAGCTGTGGATAGACAAAGACCATGCCGTGACCGTGCCCAGAAGGACGGCTCGGTCCCTCAGCTGCAGCAGTGAGCCTCTGTCCTGCACCATCATCGGGCCCCTCTCTGGATACAGCAGCACCCGGGAGCCAGCCTCGCTCTCTCTGAAAGAGCCCAAACCGAAGCCCCCGTCTTCCAGCCCAGGAGGGGCCCACCTGTATAAGATCCCGGAGAAACCCCCGGGCATGCTAAGTAAGCAAGCCCTGCCGAAGCTCACCAAGTTCTACAGCATTCCTAGTTTCTACCAGCTGTGGGTGCACTGTGGCAGGTACCAGCTGTGTTGCCCTCTGAAAGGTCCACAGACCGGGCTGGAGTGCTGGTCCTCTTCCTGCCAAGGCCTCAGCTGCTCAGCTGGCCTCTCCCCAGATCCTCTCTAG
- the LOC136954997 gene encoding long-chain fatty acid transport protein 2-like isoform X1 produces MQILFTFFAGMGILIATLYVKVPYFVHDFRYVCKMLAIKSQRMGYRKREPFYTLLDRFLDLVKSQPGKPFILFEDEVYTYQDVDKQSTKVARALKECVRLEEGDTVALFLGNEPCFVWLWLGLVKLGCAAAMLNIHIRSKSLLHCFTCSGAKVLIAAAELQGAVEEVLPVLQEQGVRVFILSEACDTPGMESLLGRIREASDQPLSPQVRSKVTINSPVFYFYTSGTTGLPKATVSSQNRAWGPALLLSIAGVTSQDVIYVPLPLYHSSGFQVGLTGAIERGITVVLRRKFSASKFWDDCRKYNVTVIQYIGETMRYLCNTPKRDDDKHHVVRRAIGNGIRADVWTTFLERFGNVNIKEFYAASDGNFSLINYVGKVGAVGRVNFIHKRTFPYALLKYDMEREELVRTSDDLCIEVPKGETGLLVSKITDIAPFAGYSGNPEQTERKRLRDVFERGDVYFNSGDLLRIDMDGFIYFQDRVGDTFRWKGENVATTEVSDILTTMASIQDANVYGVRVPGHEGRIGMAAVMLRDGAQFDCTEAFVHTANYLPSYARPRFIRIQKTLELTGTFKQIKAKLVEEGFVPAKIQEPLFFLDEEKKSYIPLTQDIYESILSGNVKL; encoded by the exons TTTCCGGTACGTTTGCAAAATGCTCGCCATCAAGTCCCAGAGGATGGGCTACAGGAAGAGAGAACCTTTCTACACTCTGTTGGATCGTTTCCTAGATCTGGTGAAAAGCCAGCCTGGCAAACCCTTTATCCTGTTTGAGGATGAGGTGTACACTTACCAGGATGTGGACAAGCAGAGTACCAAGGTAGCCAGAGCCCTGAAGGAGTGCGTCAGGTTGGAGGAGGGGGATACAGTGGCTCTCTTCCTGGGGAACGAGCCCTGCTTCGTGTGGTTGTGGCTGGGCCTGGTCAAACTGGGATGTGCTGCTGCCATGCTTAACATCCACATACGGTCCAAGTCTTTGCTGCACTGCTTCACCTGCAGTGGAGCTAAAGTCCTCATCGCAGCTGCAG agtTGCAGGGTGCTGTGGAGGAGGTTCTGCCTGTCCTGCAGGAacagggtgtgcgtgtgtttatccTCAGTGAGGCCTGTGACACTCCGGGCATGGAGAGTCTGTTAGGCAGGATCCGTGAGGCCTCTGACCAGCCTCTGTCACCTCAGGTGAGGAGCAAGGTGACCATCAACAGCCCAGTGTTCTATTTCTACACGTCTGGTACAACAG GTCTCCCGAAGGCAACAGTGTCGTCTCAAAACAGGGCCTGGGGACCAGCACTCCTCCTGTCCATCGCTGGAGTGACATCACAGGATGTCATTTACGTTCCACTTCCTCTCTACCACTCTTCCGGGTTTCAGGTGGGACTGACAGGTGCCATAGAGAGAG GCATAACAGTTGTTTTGAGGCGTAAATTCTCTGCTTCCAAGTTCTGGGATGATTGTAGGAAGTACAATGTGACAGTCATACAGTACATTGGTGAAACTATGCGCTACCTCTGCAACACACCAaag AGAGACGATGACAAACACCATGTGGTCCGACGAGCCATTGGGAACGGCATCAGAGCAGATGTGTGGACAACGTTCCTCGAACGCTTTGGGAACGTAAACATTAAAGAATTCTACGCCGCTAGTGACGGCAACTTCAGTCTGATTAACTATGTGGGGAAAGTCGGAGCAGTTGGTCGAGTGAACTTCATCCACAAG AGGACCTTTCCATATGCACTGCTGAAGtatgacatggagagagaggagcttgtGAGAACCTCTGACGATCTTTGCATTGAAGTTCCCAAGG GTGAGACCGGGCTGTTGGTGTCGAAGATCACGGACATCGCTCCCTTCGCGGGGTATTCTGGGAATCccgaacagacagagaggaagagattgcGGGATGTGTTTGAGAGGGGAGATGTGTACTTCAACAGTGGAGACTTGCTGCGGATAGACATGGACGGGTTCATCTACTTCCAGGATCGAGTAGGGGACACATTTAG ATGGAAGGGAGAGAATGTGGCCACCACTGAGGTTTCTGATATCCTCACTACGATGGCCTCTATCCAGGATGCTAATGTGTATGGGGTCAGAGTGCCAG GGCACGAGGGGAGGATAGGGATGGCGGCTGTGATGCTTCGAGATGGAGCACAGTTTGACTGCACTGAGGCGTTTGTCCACACTGCCAACTACCTGCCAAGCTATGCTCGGCCACGCTTCATCAGGATTCAG AAAACGCTTGAACTAACGGGGACATTCAAGCAGATCAAAGCGAAGTTAGTAGAAGAGGGTTTTGTTCCTGCCAAAATCCAAGAGCCTCTCTTCTTTCTGGATGAGGAAAAGAAAAGTTACATTCCTCTTACACAAGATATCTATGAGTCAATCCTATCTGGCAATGTAAAGTTGTAA